In one window of Maribacter sp. BPC-D8 DNA:
- a CDS encoding adenylate kinase, protein MIQIHDKFFKPYLSESEILQAVKTVADKIAEDYKDETPIFVGVLNGSFMFVSDLMKAYEHPCEVSFVRLSSYQGLTSTGIVETLLDVPENIEGRSVIILEDIIDTGRTLQKLVHLFSKTKVKEFKIASLFYKPDVYRGEYAIDYFGLAIPDNFIVGYGLDYKEQGRNLKEVYQLNQKHMINLVLFGKPGAGKGTQAQFLKEKYNLKHISTGDVFRFNIKNGTELGTLAKSYIDKGELVPDEVTIKMLQEEVEKNADADGFIFDGFPRTAAQAEALDNFLESKDMGINATIALEANDEILIDRLLERGKVSGRTDDQDVAKIRNRFDEYNAKTTPVKEFYEAQGKFHSVNGIGSIADITERLTKVIEGLK, encoded by the coding sequence TTGATACAAATTCACGACAAGTTTTTTAAACCTTATCTCAGCGAATCTGAAATTTTGCAGGCTGTAAAAACGGTTGCAGATAAAATTGCCGAAGATTATAAAGATGAGACACCCATTTTTGTAGGTGTGTTGAATGGGTCTTTTATGTTCGTTTCAGATTTGATGAAAGCCTATGAACACCCTTGCGAAGTTTCTTTTGTAAGACTTAGTTCTTACCAAGGCTTAACATCTACAGGTATTGTAGAGACATTGTTAGATGTACCAGAAAATATCGAGGGGCGTAGTGTCATTATTTTAGAAGATATTATTGATACAGGGCGTACCTTGCAGAAATTGGTGCATTTATTTTCTAAAACCAAGGTTAAAGAATTTAAAATAGCCAGTCTTTTTTATAAGCCAGATGTATATAGGGGCGAATATGCCATCGACTATTTTGGCTTGGCAATACCCGACAATTTTATTGTTGGTTATGGTCTAGATTATAAGGAACAAGGACGAAATTTAAAAGAAGTATACCAATTAAACCAGAAACATATGATTAATCTTGTACTCTTTGGTAAGCCAGGAGCCGGCAAGGGCACACAAGCACAATTTCTAAAAGAAAAATATAATTTAAAGCATATTTCTACCGGAGATGTATTTAGATTCAATATCAAAAACGGAACGGAGCTGGGTACTTTAGCTAAGTCATATATTGATAAAGGAGAGCTAGTGCCAGATGAGGTAACGATTAAAATGTTACAAGAAGAAGTGGAGAAGAATGCTGATGCCGACGGATTCATTTTTGACGGTTTCCCTAGAACTGCTGCACAAGCCGAAGCTCTTGATAATTTCTTAGAATCTAAAGATATGGGCATCAATGCAACTATCGCTTTAGAGGCAAATGACGAGATTTTAATTGATCGTCTTTTAGAAAGAGGTAAAGTAAGTGGTAGAACAGATGATCAAGATGTAGCTAAAATTAGAAATCGTTTTGATGAGTACAATGCAAAAACTACTCCTGTAAAAGAATTTTACGAGGCTCAAGGTAAGTTTCATAGCGTAAATGGTATTGGCTCAATAGCTGATATTACCGAACGCCTAACGAAAGTAATCGAAGGCTTAAAATAA